The Cohnella abietis genome has a segment encoding these proteins:
- a CDS encoding ABC transporter substrate-binding protein — protein sequence MISLRKGLLFTMVLSFVLLTACGTNNDKTAGATGGNESSTPTNSAPEVKKPVTIEFWYGLGGKLGDHMKTLINEFNASQQEVIVKGIVQADYTETEQKLQAAIAAGKVPAAVLASNVDWARKGYFAPLDELMAEYPDYNKEDFVQTFMTQGQVDGKQYFVPMYGTTQVMYYRKDLFEKAGIKAEEVKTWEDLAAAAAKMTVKANGKTTVYGWEPMWGYENMVDAVLSKGGRVLSEDGKTVLINTPEWVETWSLFSKWIHEDGIMGIHSGGQGWEYWYKTIDDVMKGQAAGYTGSSGDQGDLDFTQLGAMEQPGWAGVGEGKPVANGIMAGIPAKASPEEQQAAFKWFAFFNNAKNTAFWSMNTGYIAVRQSALNDPDFAAYSEKNPQSKIPLMQAAHGSAPFQDPTGGKITDALKIAADKVQIEKIPAEKALKEAQETAQKALDKMNK from the coding sequence ATGATTTCATTGAGAAAAGGTTTACTATTTACGATGGTATTGAGTTTTGTTCTGTTAACGGCTTGTGGTACAAATAACGATAAAACGGCTGGTGCTACTGGTGGGAATGAGTCGAGTACACCAACGAATTCTGCGCCTGAGGTTAAGAAGCCGGTAACAATCGAATTCTGGTATGGATTGGGCGGCAAGCTGGGCGACCATATGAAGACTCTTATTAATGAGTTTAATGCCTCACAGCAAGAAGTTATCGTTAAGGGGATTGTGCAAGCCGACTACACGGAGACTGAGCAGAAGCTTCAAGCTGCCATCGCTGCGGGTAAGGTTCCAGCTGCTGTACTAGCTTCAAATGTGGATTGGGCGCGCAAAGGTTATTTTGCCCCATTGGACGAGTTGATGGCGGAGTATCCGGATTATAACAAAGAAGATTTCGTGCAAACCTTCATGACACAGGGACAGGTGGACGGCAAGCAATATTTCGTTCCTATGTATGGTACGACTCAGGTTATGTATTATCGTAAGGATTTGTTTGAGAAGGCAGGCATTAAAGCTGAAGAGGTAAAGACTTGGGAAGATCTCGCTGCAGCTGCTGCAAAAATGACAGTGAAGGCAAATGGAAAAACAACCGTGTACGGATGGGAACCAATGTGGGGCTATGAGAATATGGTTGATGCCGTATTAAGCAAAGGCGGCCGTGTTCTTAGTGAAGATGGCAAGACTGTTTTGATCAATACTCCTGAATGGGTAGAGACATGGTCACTGTTCAGCAAATGGATTCATGAAGATGGCATTATGGGCATTCACTCTGGTGGACAAGGCTGGGAATATTGGTACAAGACGATTGATGACGTAATGAAGGGTCAAGCTGCAGGCTATACCGGTTCAAGCGGTGACCAAGGTGATCTTGATTTTACACAGCTTGGAGCTATGGAGCAGCCAGGATGGGCTGGAGTGGGCGAGGGTAAGCCAGTAGCAAATGGAATTATGGCCGGTATCCCGGCAAAAGCAAGCCCCGAGGAGCAGCAAGCAGCGTTCAAATGGTTTGCGTTCTTCAACAATGCAAAGAACACGGCATTCTGGTCGATGAATACTGGTTATATTGCAGTTCGTCAATCTGCACTTAATGATCCTGATTTTGCAGCTTACAGTGAGAAAAATCCACAAAGCAAAATCCCGCTTATGCAGGCAGCACACGGTTCTGCTCCGTTCCAAGATCCAACTGGCGGAAAAATTACCGATGCTCTGAAGATTGCGGCGGATAAAGTACAAATCGAGAAAATCCCAGCAGAGAAGGCGCTTAAAGAAGCACAGGAAACGGCCCAGAAGGCACTGGATAAAATGAACAAATAG
- a CDS encoding carbohydrate ABC transporter permease, whose translation MIARRVLPNLTRHLLLLLIGALMAFPFYWMATSGLKTNDEIWQFPPSFWPEAPKWGNYLEAWKAAPFWRYMTNSIGVASAIAFIQVINSAMIAYALTHMKFRLKGLLTAIIMVGFMVPNIAVYLPSYIILANLNLLDTYTGLILSNSVSVFSIFLIRQAFLQVSHEMVEAGQIDGASHGRILWTILLPLTRSSFAVLVLITFIEQYNNYFWPMLITKNPDLQLVSAGLRSFFVEGGAYGLKWPLIMAGSSFTIAPLILLFLLTQKTIMQSVNLSAGVNKG comes from the coding sequence ATGATTGCGAGAAGAGTACTACCCAATCTTACAAGACATCTACTTCTGTTGCTAATCGGCGCTTTAATGGCTTTCCCGTTTTATTGGATGGCTACAAGCGGCTTGAAAACCAATGACGAGATATGGCAGTTTCCACCATCCTTCTGGCCGGAGGCACCCAAATGGGGGAATTATTTAGAGGCTTGGAAGGCAGCGCCCTTCTGGCGTTATATGACCAATAGTATTGGTGTGGCTAGTGCGATTGCATTCATTCAGGTTATCAATTCTGCGATGATTGCTTATGCGCTGACCCATATGAAATTTAGGTTAAAGGGCCTCTTAACAGCCATTATCATGGTTGGTTTCATGGTACCGAACATCGCTGTTTATTTGCCAAGCTACATCATACTCGCAAATCTTAATCTGCTTGATACCTACACAGGATTAATATTGTCCAACTCAGTTAGTGTTTTCTCGATCTTTCTAATTAGACAAGCTTTTCTGCAGGTATCTCATGAAATGGTGGAGGCTGGGCAAATCGATGGAGCGTCGCATGGGCGTATTTTATGGACCATTCTTCTGCCCCTAACGCGTTCTTCATTTGCGGTATTGGTCCTCATCACTTTCATTGAACAATACAACAACTATTTCTGGCCTATGTTAATTACCAAGAACCCTGATTTGCAATTAGTATCGGCGGGTCTACGCAGTTTCTTCGTGGAGGGAGGTGCTTATGGGCTTAAGTGGCCTCTTATCATGGCTGGCAGCTCATTCACAATTGCACCATTAATTTTACTATTTTTGCTTACACAAAAGACGATTATGCAAAGCGTGAATTTATCAGCGGGTGTTAACAAAGGTTGA
- a CDS encoding carbohydrate ABC transporter permease, translated as MVPLTVFWLAPLVYALYLSFTEWDFMSPNKLFVGISNYTELFENPAFYKSLWVTLLFVVGSVLPIMIGGLAFAILLNSKLRFSGLYRLLIFSPWVTPTVAVSIVWSWIFEPEVGLANSVLRFFGSNGVGWLNDPQWALVGVLIVTVWKSVGWAMIFYLVALRNLPQDLLEAASLDGAGSWRKFINVTVPLISPTTFFLLIILIRQSVQAYDQINVMTQGGPSGSTRTLLYMYYQSAFESYNIGEGSAVAIVLVIGCVLLSVVSFMFSRRNVHYH; from the coding sequence ATGGTTCCGCTCACCGTCTTCTGGCTAGCTCCGCTTGTATATGCACTTTATCTTAGCTTTACTGAGTGGGATTTTATGAGCCCGAACAAGCTGTTCGTCGGCATTAGTAATTATACGGAGCTATTCGAAAATCCTGCTTTCTACAAATCGCTCTGGGTAACATTGTTGTTTGTAGTAGGAAGCGTGCTTCCGATTATGATCGGTGGTCTGGCATTCGCAATACTGCTCAATAGTAAGCTGAGATTTTCTGGTCTGTATCGCTTGCTCATCTTCTCCCCATGGGTGACACCGACAGTTGCAGTTTCAATTGTTTGGTCATGGATCTTCGAGCCAGAGGTAGGACTTGCAAATAGCGTACTTAGATTTTTTGGTTCTAATGGTGTCGGCTGGCTAAATGATCCCCAATGGGCTCTTGTCGGTGTCTTGATTGTTACAGTATGGAAATCGGTCGGGTGGGCGATGATCTTCTACCTAGTGGCCTTACGTAACTTACCACAGGATTTGCTAGAGGCCGCCTCTCTTGATGGAGCAGGAAGCTGGCGCAAATTCATCAATGTGACTGTACCGCTTATATCGCCAACAACCTTCTTCTTATTGATTATCCTGATTAGACAGTCTGTACAGGCTTACGATCAGATTAATGTAATGACACAGGGCGGACCTTCAGGATCAACGAGAACATTATTGTACATGTATTATCAGTCTGCATTTGAGTCCTATAACATTGGCGAAGGTTCCGCTGTCGCTATCGTGTTGGTCATTGGCTGTGTGCTTCTCTCAGTGGTGTCATTCATGTTTAGTCGGCGAAACGTCCACTACCATTAA
- a CDS encoding GbsR/MarR family transcriptional regulator: protein MKQLALEEDNSLPVQREELRRKVINAIADTMDLYGATHSFGELYGIMYFEDKPMTLEDMKTHMNMSKSNMSYAVRSLMASKMVNKLEEKDERKDLYLAETDFFQAFQNFFTTKLQREVDVMTQAINDVIPHLTEIILAIDTTEDERQLCLKDLHKLRNALSYYTWLQEFVQNLKDGRYF from the coding sequence TTGAAACAATTAGCTTTGGAAGAGGATAATTCCTTACCAGTACAGCGTGAAGAGCTTCGTCGCAAAGTAATTAATGCAATTGCAGATACAATGGATTTGTATGGCGCGACCCATTCATTTGGTGAGCTATACGGCATTATGTATTTCGAGGACAAGCCCATGACACTCGAAGATATGAAAACTCATATGAACATGAGTAAAAGCAACATGAGCTATGCGGTTCGCTCGCTGATGGCTTCCAAGATGGTTAACAAGCTTGAAGAGAAGGACGAACGCAAGGACCTTTATCTTGCGGAAACTGATTTTTTTCAGGCGTTTCAAAATTTCTTTACTACCAAGCTTCAACGAGAAGTTGATGTCATGACCCAGGCCATCAATGACGTCATACCTCATCTAACTGAGATCATTCTAGCGATAGACACCACGGAGGATGAGCGCCAGCTCTGTCTGAAGGATCTACACAAGCTTCGGAATGCACTCAGCTACTACACATGGCTACAGGAGTTCGTTCAGAACCTCAAGGATGGCCGATATTTTTAG
- a CDS encoding GNAT family N-acetyltransferase, producing MMMEQALSKLIMKKEILSDLPVFQCPPGYRIRHFQPGDERNWEDLIRHSFTREVKFAHKIGDHVPSYSDRVLFICKGDQPVATATAWETGNGEWYLHMVGVLPDYSGKGLGFAASLAALQKMKEEGGKAALLETDDFRLPAIRIYMKLGFQPVYKDESHPARWDRILQLVNQSR from the coding sequence ATGATGATGGAACAGGCTTTATCTAAGCTGATCATGAAGAAGGAAATACTGTCAGACTTACCTGTGTTTCAATGTCCGCCTGGGTATCGGATTCGTCATTTTCAACCGGGAGACGAACGGAATTGGGAGGACCTTATCCGGCATTCTTTTACAAGAGAAGTGAAGTTTGCTCATAAAATTGGAGATCATGTCCCTTCCTATTCCGATCGTGTGCTGTTCATCTGCAAAGGGGACCAGCCTGTCGCGACGGCTACGGCTTGGGAAACGGGCAATGGAGAATGGTACTTGCATATGGTAGGCGTGCTGCCCGATTATTCGGGCAAAGGTCTTGGTTTTGCTGCGAGTCTTGCGGCACTGCAGAAGATGAAGGAAGAGGGCGGCAAAGCGGCATTATTGGAAACTGACGATTTCCGGCTGCCTGCAATCCGAATTTATATGAAATTAGGATTCCAGCCCGTGTACAAAGACGAGAGTCATCCGGCACGGTGGGACCGGATCCTTCAATTGGTTAATCAATCGAGGTAA
- a CDS encoding Gfo/Idh/MocA family protein translates to MNRKPVRLAIVGGNRGASFMNALYSLSDRIHLTATCDLNEWVLSQWKEKFPEIRTYRDYHEMLKDPSIDAVFILSPMHLHARQSIDALEAGKHVLSEVIATRSLEEAWELVETVERTGLKYMMSENYCFSRSNLTIKNMADQGMFGEITYLEGGYIHDLRHLIHHPDGSLTWRGQLHQQYNGINYPTHSIGPVAQWINLNKPNGDRLKSVSTFVSKSRSLQYYFGEHFGKDHPAARKGFWQQGDSAVAVLETENGVLIELRVDWTSVRPHNKTHYLLQGTEGAFLTGRHQHEDDLIWFKNRSPKNVEDGSEMWEPLHSYQPTHDHPTWKQWGKYAAETKHGGGDFLVLEEFISAIQEDRTPSVDVYDAVTWSSVFSLSMESVEAGGKAILFPDFKARARK, encoded by the coding sequence GTGAATCGTAAGCCTGTAAGATTAGCTATCGTTGGCGGGAATCGGGGAGCAAGCTTCATGAATGCTCTTTACTCTCTATCGGATCGGATTCATTTGACTGCTACCTGTGATTTGAACGAGTGGGTGCTTAGTCAGTGGAAGGAAAAATTTCCGGAAATTCGAACGTACCGCGATTATCATGAAATGCTGAAGGATCCGTCCATTGACGCGGTATTTATTTTGAGCCCTATGCATCTGCATGCAAGGCAATCTATCGATGCATTGGAAGCGGGTAAGCATGTACTGAGCGAGGTTATTGCGACCCGTTCGTTAGAGGAAGCTTGGGAGCTTGTCGAGACAGTAGAACGTACGGGATTGAAATATATGATGTCTGAAAATTACTGCTTTTCGCGTTCAAATCTCACGATTAAGAATATGGCTGATCAAGGGATGTTTGGCGAAATTACTTATTTGGAAGGTGGATATATCCACGATTTGCGCCACTTAATCCATCATCCAGACGGCTCACTCACCTGGAGAGGGCAATTGCATCAACAATATAATGGGATCAATTATCCCACGCACTCTATAGGTCCAGTTGCACAATGGATTAATCTGAATAAGCCTAACGGAGACCGACTGAAAAGCGTGTCTACCTTTGTTTCTAAATCTAGATCGTTGCAGTATTATTTCGGTGAGCATTTCGGCAAAGATCACCCGGCGGCACGTAAGGGATTTTGGCAGCAGGGCGATAGTGCGGTAGCTGTCTTAGAAACGGAGAACGGTGTGCTTATTGAGCTACGTGTGGATTGGACTTCTGTACGCCCGCACAATAAAACGCATTATTTACTACAGGGAACTGAGGGGGCATTCCTTACGGGACGCCATCAGCACGAGGATGATTTGATCTGGTTTAAGAATCGTTCACCTAAAAATGTAGAAGACGGCTCGGAAATGTGGGAGCCTTTGCATAGCTATCAGCCTACGCATGACCATCCAACATGGAAGCAGTGGGGGAAATACGCTGCTGAGACGAAGCATGGCGGAGGTGATTTCCTTGTGCTGGAGGAGTTTATTTCAGCCATTCAGGAAGATCGGACGCCATCGGTGGACGTGTACGATGCAGTAACTTGGAGCTCTGTTTTTTCCTTGTCGATGGAATCGGTTGAGGCAGGCGGTAAAGCTATATTATTTCCTGACTTTAAAGCGAGAGCGAGGAAATGA
- a CDS encoding metallophosphoesterase family protein, protein MKLAIIGDLHYPIELTNPNPQIEQARDAYYEHFMDKFLAIDADYHISVGDLTHAGEYSEFNYIMNKIADSKFSGQFLHILGNHDTYTYPKKDILAVTKQQRYGFIEGPDATILLLDTARETRDDWSGTIDEEQLDWLKQQMSRPTDRPLLVFGHHPLYGTTERSTEEMMSLDPNLDIWPVLEQWKGNGFYFNGHNHIHSIVSKDNWHFIQTASVPDVPAVRIVTVLEDEVKLETVSIASEELTEWASLFTASMFDYDIYPNAEGDSKAAELIVSSLHTGRKRVDHK, encoded by the coding sequence ATGAAACTAGCTATTATCGGAGATTTACACTACCCTATCGAATTGACAAATCCTAATCCACAAATCGAACAAGCCCGTGATGCTTACTATGAGCACTTTATGGATAAGTTCCTAGCTATTGACGCTGACTATCATATTTCTGTGGGAGATTTGACTCATGCAGGGGAGTATTCAGAGTTCAATTATATTATGAATAAAATCGCTGATAGTAAGTTTAGCGGTCAGTTCCTTCATATTCTAGGCAATCACGATACGTACACTTATCCGAAGAAGGACATTCTTGCTGTAACAAAGCAGCAACGCTACGGATTTATCGAGGGGCCAGATGCGACCATTCTTCTTCTGGATACTGCTCGAGAAACCCGTGACGATTGGAGCGGAACGATTGATGAAGAGCAATTGGACTGGCTTAAGCAGCAAATGAGTCGACCAACGGATCGTCCACTACTCGTTTTCGGTCATCACCCCCTGTATGGGACAACCGAGAGATCGACTGAAGAGATGATGTCTCTTGATCCTAATTTGGACATCTGGCCTGTGCTCGAGCAGTGGAAGGGGAATGGGTTTTATTTCAACGGCCATAATCACATTCATTCGATTGTCAGCAAGGACAATTGGCATTTCATTCAAACGGCATCCGTGCCAGATGTTCCTGCTGTTCGGATCGTTACTGTCCTTGAGGATGAAGTTAAGCTGGAAACTGTCAGTATAGCAAGTGAGGAATTGACCGAATGGGCATCACTCTTTACTGCTAGCATGTTTGATTATGACATTTACCCGAATGCAGAAGGAGATTCAAAAGCAGCTGAGTTAATCGTCAGCAGCCTTCACACGGGAAGAAAGCGGGTGGATCATAAGTGA
- a CDS encoding carbohydrate ABC transporter permease, whose amino-acid sequence MDNQLKVPLLLQQNKQNPLEENRALRSERLRRRIVKVLWHIIGFCFAALWIIPLVWVTRTALLPKGTAISSGWSWGWTFDNFIHVWHGAPFGQFFFNTLLVCSGVLAVQLVTLTMAAYAFARVRFVGRDVVFMLFLVQIMVPPDVLIFSNYQVLSEFGLLDTKFGIMLPYFASSFGVFLLRQAFKQLPNELEEAARVEGASRLHILTRIFVPLSRPIYITFAIVSVSFHWNDFLWPLIVTNSDENRLLTVGLAMFAKSTESGAQWSDVSAATLIVSAPLMLGFLMFQRQVISSFMNSGIKG is encoded by the coding sequence ATGGACAATCAATTAAAGGTGCCACTGCTCTTGCAACAAAATAAACAAAACCCTTTAGAAGAAAATCGTGCTCTGCGCTCAGAAAGGCTGAGACGTCGAATCGTGAAGGTATTATGGCATATAATCGGCTTTTGCTTTGCAGCCCTATGGATCATTCCCTTAGTTTGGGTCACGAGAACAGCCCTACTTCCAAAGGGAACTGCCATTAGTTCAGGCTGGTCATGGGGTTGGACCTTCGATAATTTTATCCATGTGTGGCATGGAGCGCCTTTCGGGCAATTTTTCTTTAATACTTTACTTGTTTGTAGTGGGGTTCTTGCAGTCCAACTCGTCACTCTTACGATGGCTGCTTATGCATTCGCCAGAGTTCGCTTTGTAGGAAGAGATGTAGTATTCATGCTGTTCTTGGTGCAAATTATGGTGCCGCCTGATGTTTTGATTTTTTCTAACTACCAAGTGTTGAGTGAATTTGGCTTACTGGATACCAAGTTTGGAATCATGCTCCCTTACTTTGCTTCCTCATTCGGCGTATTTCTGCTTAGGCAAGCCTTCAAGCAGCTGCCCAATGAGCTGGAGGAAGCTGCACGTGTAGAAGGAGCTTCGCGTCTGCATATTCTGACACGTATTTTCGTTCCACTATCTCGCCCGATTTATATAACATTTGCTATTGTTTCGGTCAGCTTTCATTGGAATGATTTTTTATGGCCACTCATTGTTACTAATTCGGATGAAAATCGTCTATTGACCGTAGGTCTGGCTATGTTCGCTAAGTCCACCGAGTCTGGAGCACAATGGTCTGATGTGAGCGCAGCAACTTTAATTGTTTCAGCTCCGCTTATGTTAGGATTCTTAATGTTCCAGCGGCAGGTTATTAGTAGCTTTATGAATTCTGGGATTAAAGGGTAG
- a CDS encoding carbohydrate ABC transporter permease has translation MVPGWSEKLRRNGFGWGLVLPSLLFLCLFTFYPMLKSVWLSMYEKNLATPEPLFVGFDNYVNLLNDQVFKKVFFNNIWFAIGTVPVSLVLAFLMALFADKAMKGRGLSRLAFFYPNMIPMIAVANIWLFLYTPHFGLFAKLASWIADQPVNLLGNPSTVMGALIFMMVWKEAGYFMIFYLAGMQQIPKDLYEAASVNGVGALAAIRRITIPLTMPTTLFVAVVAITNAFKLVDHLWIMTKGGPNNSSNLLLYYIYDTTFNFYDQGMAATMTVVMIALLLVISSLQFFGWDRKIHYE, from the coding sequence ATGGTTCCCGGATGGAGTGAGAAGCTCAGACGAAACGGATTCGGCTGGGGGCTTGTATTACCATCGCTCCTATTTCTCTGCCTATTTACCTTCTACCCTATGTTGAAGTCCGTTTGGCTTAGCATGTATGAGAAAAATTTAGCGACGCCTGAACCGTTATTCGTTGGATTCGACAATTACGTAAACCTGCTGAATGATCAAGTTTTTAAGAAAGTATTTTTCAACAATATATGGTTTGCAATTGGAACAGTTCCGGTCTCATTAGTCCTTGCCTTCTTGATGGCACTATTTGCGGACAAGGCAATGAAAGGTCGTGGGCTTTCACGTCTCGCCTTTTTCTATCCGAATATGATACCAATGATCGCAGTGGCGAACATCTGGTTGTTTCTGTATACACCGCATTTCGGTCTGTTCGCAAAGCTAGCCTCTTGGATTGCGGATCAGCCGGTCAATTTACTTGGAAATCCGAGTACGGTAATGGGTGCATTAATCTTCATGATGGTGTGGAAGGAAGCCGGCTATTTCATGATTTTTTATTTGGCAGGCATGCAGCAAATTCCGAAGGACTTATATGAAGCTGCTTCGGTTAACGGCGTAGGGGCGCTCGCCGCAATACGACGCATTACCATTCCACTCACGATGCCGACTACATTGTTCGTAGCGGTTGTGGCCATTACGAATGCCTTTAAGCTAGTCGATCATCTCTGGATTATGACTAAAGGCGGGCCTAACAATTCGAGCAACCTATTGCTGTATTACATCTACGACACGACCTTCAATTTCTACGATCAGGGGATGGCAGCTACGATGACCGTTGTGATGATCGCGTTGCTGTTAGTTATTTCATCCTTACAGTTTTTTGGCTGGGATCGTAAAATCCATTACGAATAG
- a CDS encoding ABC transporter substrate-binding protein, which translates to MLKQSKLILLLSLCATAAIAGCGQSNNTSTETGGNASQPSASTSASPEVKEPVEITFYYPVNVGGPLTKVIDSMASTFMDQHPDIKVKPVYTGNYGDNTVKIQAGVQAKQPPDVAVMMSTELYSMLDMNAIIPLDDFIAKDADIKMDDFYPAFIEDTQSEGKTYSLPFQRSTIVMYYNKEMFKAAGLDPEKPPTTWDELVTYAKQLNKDGHAGLEIPGNDDSYWMFQMLARQHAADPKQNIMSSDGKKAMFDTPENVEALQFWLDLSRKNKAMPEGVIDWATVPTDFIEGKTAMMMHTSGNLTNVRNNAKFEFGVAFPPADKQFGSPTGGGNLYIFKDRSPEKQAAAFEFAKYMTAPEQAALFSSSSGYVGVRKSAYDTDAMKKYTADFPQALVARDQLEYAFRELSTHNHGKVSTAITNQIQAALAGQIDAAGALKKAQEEADQALAPFNK; encoded by the coding sequence ATGTTAAAGCAATCAAAGTTAATATTATTGTTATCGCTTTGTGCAACGGCGGCAATAGCAGGATGTGGCCAATCAAATAATACTTCAACTGAAACGGGCGGCAATGCCTCTCAGCCTTCTGCAAGCACTAGCGCTTCCCCAGAGGTTAAAGAACCAGTAGAAATCACATTCTATTATCCCGTTAACGTTGGCGGTCCACTAACTAAAGTGATTGATTCTATGGCTAGCACATTTATGGATCAGCATCCTGATATTAAGGTTAAACCGGTTTATACAGGTAACTATGGCGATAATACGGTAAAAATCCAAGCGGGTGTTCAAGCTAAGCAGCCACCTGATGTAGCTGTTATGATGTCGACGGAATTATACAGCATGCTGGATATGAACGCGATTATTCCACTTGATGATTTCATTGCGAAAGACGCAGATATTAAGATGGATGATTTCTATCCTGCCTTTATTGAAGATACACAGTCGGAAGGCAAAACATACAGCCTTCCATTCCAACGGAGTACGATTGTTATGTACTACAACAAAGAAATGTTTAAGGCTGCAGGCTTGGATCCGGAAAAGCCGCCTACAACATGGGATGAGCTTGTAACTTATGCTAAGCAATTGAACAAAGATGGTCATGCTGGCTTAGAAATTCCAGGGAACGACGATTCCTACTGGATGTTCCAAATGCTTGCTCGTCAGCATGCTGCTGATCCAAAGCAAAACATAATGTCCTCCGACGGTAAGAAGGCTATGTTCGATACTCCTGAGAACGTTGAAGCATTGCAATTCTGGTTAGACCTTTCTCGTAAAAACAAGGCTATGCCAGAGGGTGTAATTGATTGGGCAACAGTACCGACTGACTTCATCGAAGGTAAAACAGCGATGATGATGCATACGAGTGGTAACTTGACGAACGTAAGAAATAACGCCAAGTTCGAATTCGGCGTGGCGTTCCCTCCTGCAGATAAGCAATTCGGATCCCCAACGGGTGGCGGTAACTTGTACATTTTCAAGGATAGATCTCCTGAGAAGCAAGCAGCAGCTTTTGAATTCGCGAAATACATGACAGCTCCTGAGCAAGCTGCTTTATTCAGTAGCTCATCTGGTTATGTAGGTGTACGTAAATCCGCTTACGATACGGATGCAATGAAGAAGTATACGGCAGATTTCCCGCAAGCTCTAGTTGCACGTGATCAACTGGAATATGCGTTCAGAGAGTTGTCGACTCATAACCATGGTAAGGTGTCTACCGCGATTACAAATCAGATTCAAGCTGCTTTAGCTGGTCAGATCGATGCGGCTGGCGCACTTAAAAAAGCGCAAGAAGAAGCAGATCAAGCGCTTGCCCCATTTAATAAGTAA
- a CDS encoding helix-turn-helix domain-containing protein codes for MEQLEHSSFTASQPVLASDRFGWDKLEVSQWYSPQQAFVPSSESKYLIGIHCTAYYENYYTIHITPCNESILCPWGKTSLYFLKIEIKPSILEEIARESGFLTEGHIQLDRKFHVKDSKLLQLGLWMLEELQNDGAKGKIYSDSLSNMLIIHLLQHYSSVIPQHSNSKTPANQEIFQVIQYMRESLEEEIQLTELASMASMSQSHFIRIFKQQTGFTPHHYLIRLRIERSKLLIRSGKIGLKEIATQVGFADQGHFTRLFKRETGVTPKLYANQISAKSHHTIY; via the coding sequence ATGGAACAATTAGAGCATTCGTCCTTTACGGCGTCACAGCCTGTTCTTGCAAGCGATAGATTTGGATGGGATAAGCTTGAGGTTTCTCAATGGTATAGCCCGCAGCAGGCATTCGTCCCTTCGTCGGAGTCTAAGTATTTGATTGGCATTCATTGCACAGCCTACTATGAAAATTACTATACGATTCATATTACCCCGTGTAACGAAAGTATCCTATGTCCTTGGGGAAAAACCTCCCTCTATTTTCTGAAAATTGAGATTAAGCCTTCAATCCTCGAGGAGATTGCTCGTGAATCTGGTTTTCTGACAGAAGGCCATATTCAATTGGATCGCAAATTTCACGTTAAGGATTCCAAGCTGCTACAGCTAGGGCTTTGGATGCTTGAGGAATTACAGAATGATGGAGCTAAAGGAAAAATATATAGTGATTCATTATCTAATATGTTGATCATTCATTTGCTACAGCACTATTCTTCGGTTATTCCCCAACATTCAAATAGTAAAACACCAGCAAACCAAGAAATCTTTCAAGTTATTCAATATATGCGTGAGAGCCTGGAAGAGGAAATTCAACTGACTGAGCTAGCCTCAATGGCAAGTATGAGCCAGTCCCATTTTATCCGTATTTTCAAACAGCAGACCGGGTTTACGCCGCATCACTATTTAATTCGTTTGAGAATCGAACGTTCGAAATTGCTTATTCGCTCTGGGAAGATCGGCTTGAAGGAAATTGCCACACAGGTTGGCTTTGCCGATCAAGGACATTTTACTCGACTATTTAAGCGTGAAACAGGAGTTACCCCTAAGCTTTACGCTAATCAAATTTCAGCGAAATCGCATCACACCATTTATTGA